A window of the Elusimicrobiota bacterium genome harbors these coding sequences:
- a CDS encoding UvrD-helicase domain-containing protein gives MDMPVSRNNKTAAPVLKSDTELKFPHALLISASAGSGKTYTLAQRYVQFLLSEKIPDHDLENILAVTFTNNAAKEMKTRILDWLKEIALKPDSQKMDETLRLVDISRADAQKKAAALVERVIDNYSDFHIQTIDSFMTRVMTASVNELDLPLNPEITMSYDDLIELALYSMFSRLGTDKDLKANIDTFLNILPEKGAYPWNPVLRIRDYFAAFLNEEGKTKGEIISDDSGAPGKAREQLWGDILRACGELKKKIKPELMKGSLAAAIENKDINAFISNYSFENWLLNGGRKNRTTGEFPVTPDTKKDLEYLSELVRQLLMADALSYFHPYTSIYSRFKAELERVKRGKTDIIHINDVNKKLSTYINANVAPDIYLKLGERINHYLIDEFQDTNKLQWDNFKPLIEESLSGQGSLFMVGDIKQAIFMFRNADYKIMRDLLTYAEGKKDHCDNLELASVGGRLELVNLPVNYRSGGKILDYVNAVFKHDLKNRKELAGEDVTELTSYEQAPQKERAAAGFVQTISLEAENITDDQVERGELLKIIESARKRYPLNEIAILAAKNKRIKPVVEWLTAAHIPVASLSSLDIRERRVIAELLALLKFLETPADDSAFAAFVTGEIFRKAASVARSELLEFIFQTRASHRSQVTGLKSQGISATYHNILYPHFKDHPKYSKYWARFFDELFRKTGYLPLYELCALIYLKFELFRHFPDESAFLSKFLNIVSKAQSAGITGVRGFLDFARGDDESRGTAFSIILPDYLEAARVMTFHKAKGLGFSVVINLIYEDRDLADVMYFDETPEGIKVYKIIKSAAAQLPELGRVYESKKTDGNVQDLNLLYVIETRAKEELYNLVIRKKRKNPSETVKPTDLFDNYLSEDMLQAAGDRLQVKKVDATFLKPLEPEPVYSANYEVVSAIPTLNAYAGSKEGELVHDILSHIITLPSFPLSHRSQGTSHKSDSSSGAQLPILASILEVIYQECAPRYPVKFNETKIVKTLAAFLALPEVKPWFEPKEGRIIKTETEFADKNGNLSRVDRLIIDKDLITIIDFKTGAEDAEKYAAQLKRYLALAAEIYKLPVKGLIAYVDLGKAVEIH, from the coding sequence ATGGATATGCCGGTCTCCCGCAATAATAAAACCGCCGCCCCGGTGCTTAAAAGCGACACGGAACTTAAGTTCCCGCACGCCCTTTTAATAAGCGCCTCGGCCGGCTCGGGCAAAACATACACGCTCGCGCAGCGCTATGTCCAGTTCCTGCTTTCCGAAAAGATCCCGGACCACGACCTGGAAAATATTCTGGCCGTCACCTTCACGAATAACGCGGCCAAGGAAATGAAAACGCGCATTTTGGACTGGCTTAAGGAAATCGCCCTGAAGCCCGATTCCCAAAAGATGGACGAGACTCTGCGCCTGGTGGACATAAGCCGCGCCGATGCTCAAAAAAAAGCCGCGGCGCTGGTTGAGCGCGTAATAGACAATTATTCCGACTTTCACATACAGACCATAGACAGTTTCATGACGCGCGTGATGACCGCCTCGGTAAACGAACTGGACCTGCCGCTGAACCCCGAGATCACCATGTCCTACGACGACCTTATCGAGCTGGCCCTGTATTCCATGTTCTCGCGCCTTGGCACTGACAAGGATCTTAAAGCCAACATAGACACTTTCCTTAACATCCTGCCTGAAAAGGGCGCTTATCCCTGGAATCCGGTCCTGCGCATACGCGACTATTTCGCCGCGTTCCTTAATGAAGAAGGCAAAACCAAGGGCGAGATAATTTCCGACGACTCCGGCGCCCCCGGCAAGGCTCGCGAGCAGCTTTGGGGGGATATCCTCAGAGCCTGTGGGGAGCTTAAGAAAAAAATAAAGCCCGAACTTATGAAGGGCAGCCTGGCCGCCGCCATTGAAAACAAGGACATTAACGCCTTCATTTCAAATTACAGCTTTGAAAACTGGCTTTTGAACGGTGGCAGGAAAAACCGCACTACCGGCGAATTTCCCGTCACGCCGGACACAAAAAAGGACCTGGAATATTTAAGCGAACTGGTGCGCCAACTGCTTATGGCCGACGCTTTAAGCTACTTTCACCCGTATACCTCCATTTATTCCCGTTTCAAGGCCGAACTCGAACGCGTTAAGCGCGGTAAAACCGATATCATCCACATAAACGATGTGAACAAAAAGCTTTCCACCTATATAAACGCCAATGTCGCGCCGGATATTTACCTTAAACTGGGCGAGCGCATAAATCATTATCTTATAGACGAGTTCCAGGACACCAACAAGCTGCAATGGGATAATTTCAAGCCGCTGATAGAAGAATCATTGTCCGGCCAGGGCTCGCTTTTTATGGTGGGCGACATCAAGCAGGCCATTTTCATGTTCCGCAACGCCGACTATAAAATAATGCGCGATTTGCTTACTTACGCCGAGGGCAAAAAGGACCATTGCGATAATTTAGAGCTTGCCTCGGTGGGCGGCAGGCTTGAACTTGTGAATTTGCCCGTTAACTACCGCAGCGGCGGCAAAATACTGGATTATGTGAACGCCGTTTTCAAGCACGACCTCAAAAACCGCAAAGAACTTGCAGGCGAAGATGTAACCGAGCTTACTTCCTACGAGCAGGCCCCGCAAAAAGAGCGCGCCGCCGCCGGTTTTGTCCAGACCATTTCCCTTGAGGCCGAAAACATAACCGACGACCAGGTGGAGCGTGGGGAACTGCTGAAAATAATAGAAAGCGCCCGCAAGCGCTATCCCTTGAACGAAATAGCCATTCTGGCAGCCAAGAACAAGCGCATAAAGCCCGTGGTGGAATGGCTTACCGCCGCCCATATCCCCGTGGCCTCGCTGAGTTCCCTGGATATACGGGAACGCCGGGTGATAGCGGAACTGCTTGCGCTGTTAAAATTCCTTGAAACCCCGGCAGACGATTCCGCCTTCGCCGCTTTTGTGACCGGTGAGATATTCCGCAAAGCCGCGAGCGTTGCGCGCTCGGAACTGTTGGAATTCATCTTTCAAACGCGCGCAAGTCACAGGTCGCAGGTCACAGGTCTCAAGTCACAGGGAATCTCCGCCACTTACCACAATATCTTGTATCCACATTTCAAAGATCACCCAAAATATTCCAAATACTGGGCGCGATTTTTCGATGAATTGTTCCGTAAAACCGGCTATCTGCCGCTTTACGAACTGTGCGCGCTTATTTATTTAAAGTTCGAACTGTTCAGGCACTTCCCCGATGAATCCGCGTTCCTGTCCAAATTCCTTAATATAGTTTCCAAGGCCCAATCGGCCGGCATAACAGGCGTGCGCGGCTTCCTTGATTTTGCCCGGGGGGATGACGAAAGCCGCGGCACGGCTTTTTCCATAATCCTGCCCGATTACCTTGAAGCCGCGCGCGTAATGACCTTCCACAAGGCCAAGGGCCTGGGTTTCTCGGTGGTGATAAATTTAATATACGAAGACCGGGACCTAGCTGATGTCATGTATTTTGACGAAACGCCGGAAGGGATAAAGGTATATAAAATAATAAAGAGCGCGGCCGCCCAGCTGCCCGAACTGGGCCGGGTTTATGAAAGTAAGAAAACGGACGGCAATGTTCAGGACCTGAATCTGCTGTATGTTATTGAAACCCGCGCCAAGGAAGAGCTTTATAACCTGGTGATCAGGAAAAAGCGCAAAAATCCGTCCGAAACCGTCAAACCCACCGATCTTTTTGACAATTATCTGTCTGAGGACATGTTACAGGCGGCAGGTGACAGATTGCAGGTTAAAAAGGTAGACGCTACCTTTTTGAAGCCGCTGGAGCCGGAGCCGGTTTACAGCGCTAATTATGAGGTCGTCTCCGCCATACCCACTCTAAACGCCTATGCCGGCTCAAAAGAAGGCGAATTGGTCCACGACATCCTATCCCATATCATTACTCTGCCGTCTTTTCCGTTAAGTCACAGGTCACAAGGCACAAGTCACAAGTCAGATTCTTCTTCTGGCGCTCAACTCCCGATTCTGGCCTCTATCCTTGAAGTCATCTATCAAGAATGCGCGCCGCGCTATCCGGTAAAGTTTAATGAGACTAAGATAGTAAAAACTCTGGCCGCTTTCCTGGCTCTGCCGGAAGTTAAGCCCTGGTTTGAGCCCAAAGAGGGCCGCATCATTAAAACCGAGACCGAATTTGCCGACAAAAACGGCAATCTCTCCCGCGTGGACCGGCTTATAATAGACAAAGATCTCATAACCATAATAGACTTCAAAACCGGCGCGGAAGACGCGGAAAAATACGCCGCGCAGTTAAAGCGTTACCTGGCACTTGCCGCTGAAATCTATAAGCTGCCCGTCAAAGGCCTGATAGCCTATGTGGATTTGGGGAAAGCAGTAGAGATTCACTGA